The following proteins are co-located in the Podarcis raffonei isolate rPodRaf1 chromosome 5, rPodRaf1.pri, whole genome shotgun sequence genome:
- the PWWP2B gene encoding PWWP domain-containing protein 2B, with translation MEEADAKELQVGSWLPVLVEQMVNDTLVVTLSCGEKRFTGILLDCTKKSGLFCVPPASLPKTDEPLDKTCTNGTSEDRQPIQLETGQWPLDEKPSKVNGEEQVPPLLPPPPSGNVLPYPPYFEGAPFPPPLWLRRSYNQWVPQPPPRTIKRTKRRLSRNRDPGRLIMSTIRLRPRRVLCEKCKNTLSPEEGNKARQNTKTRRKLSIEDKEQKRHSESDYGEKRGKREKREEEKFPRELMHRTPVIKISYSTPQGKGEVVKIPSRVHGSGKLFCPQSRGEDQEETRDSEEDRETKCLVDKSAGGQLASIPKLKLTRPVHSSADVPPPKIRLKPHRINEGDNVSIYKAELIDQMNVLPGHRESRAASFYTDESADRSLAEMSSGSSCEDDDFKRFPQGKDGHDNLAFLMNYRKRKADSSSLSVCSNDSLDESKSSSSEVTSPDMCDFLPGDDASVSSSSKDERKIVPPLTVRLHTQSVAKCITEDGRTISVGDIVWGKIHGFPWWPARVLDINVSQKENGDPSWQEAKVSWFGSPTTSFLSLSKLSPFSEYFKLRFNRKKKGMYRKAITEAAKAVEHLTPEIRDLLTQFET, from the coding sequence GTCTGGGTTGTTTTGTGTTCCACCAGCTTCATTACCAAAGACAGATGAGCCTCTGGATAAAACTTGCACTAACGGGACATCTGAAGACAGGCAGCCCATACAGCTGGAGACTGGGCAGTGGCCTTTGGACGAAAAGCCTTCCAAAGTCAACGGCGAAGAACAAGTTCCCCCCCTCTTGCCTCCACCACCGTCAGGCAATGTTCTTCCTTACCCTCCCTATTTTGAGGgagcccccttcccccctccgtTGTGGCTAAGGCGCTCATATAATCAGTGGGTGCCTCAGCCCCCTCCAAGGACTATAAAAAGGACAAAGCGACGCTTGTCTCGCAACAGAGACCCTGGCCGGCTCATCATGAGCACCATTAGGCTGAGACCTAGGCGAGTGCTCTGTGAGAAGTGCAAGAACACCCTGAGCCCAGAGGAGGGGAACAAGGCCAGGCAGAACACAAAAACCAGGAGGAAGCTGAGCATCGAGGACAAGGAGCAAAAGAGGCACAGCGAGTCCGACTATGGAGAGAAAAGGGGCAAAAGAGAAAAGCGGGAGGAGGAGAAGTTCCCCAGGGAGTTGATGCACCGGACGCCGGTTATAAAAATATCTTACAGCACCCCACAAGGTAAAGGGGAGGTGGTGAAAATCCCCTCCCGGGTTCATGGCTCAGGGAAGCTGTTTTGTCCTCAGAGCAGAGGGGAGGACCAAGAGGAGACCAGAGACTCGGAAGAGGATCGGGAAACCAAATGTTTAGTGGATAAGTCTGCAGGTGGTCAGCTTGCTTCCATTCCAAAGTTAAAGTTAACCAGGCCTGTGCATTCCAGTGCAGATGTTCCACCTCCCAAGATCAGGCTGAAACCCCATCGGATCAACGAAGGGGACAACGTTTCAATTTACAAAGCGGAACTTATCGACCAGATGAATGTCCTTCCCGGTCACAGAGAGTCTCGTGCTGCTTCTTTTTATACCGATGAGTCTGCGGATAGAAGTTTAGCTGAGATGTCTTCAGGGAGCTCCTGTGAAGACGACGACTTCAAAAGGTTTCCCCAAGGTAAAGATGGACACGATAACTTGGCTTTCCTTATGAATTACCGTAAGAGGAAAGCGGATTCTTCTAGCTTATCGGTGTGTAGCAATGACAGCCTAGACGAATCCAAATCTTCTAGCTCGGAAGTAACATCGCCAGACATGTGTGACTTTTTACCTGGTGACGATGCGTCCGTCTCTTCGTCCTCGAAAGATGAGCGAAAGATTGTGCCCCCATTAACAGTTAGACTGCACACGCAAAGTGTCGCAAAGTGTATCACTGAAGATGGAAGGACTATTTCAGTCGGGGATATCGTTTGGGGCAAAATCCATGGCTTCCCCTGGTGGCCGGCCCGTGTGCTCGACATAAACGTCAGCCAGAAGGAGAATGGAGACCCTTCCTGGCAAGAAGCAAAAGTTTCATGGTTTGGTTCTCCAACGACATCTTTCTTGTCTCTCTCAAAACTCTCCCCTTTCTCTGAATATTTCAAACTGCGATTTAATCGTAAGAAGAAAGGGATGTATCGGAAAGCTATAACAGAAGCTGCCAAGGCAGTGGAACACCTGACCCCAGAAATAAGAGACCTCTTAACGCAGTTTGAAACATAA